In a genomic window of Cerasicoccus sp. TK19100:
- a CDS encoding phytanoyl-CoA dioxygenase family protein — protein MITYSNPRLTSEEVDHYKREGYVIPKLKVFSDEKFSALSAYFDDKLADWPKDERPEQMDTPHFADPKLNEWALAPEVVDLVEPLLGPDIILFSTHFICKPQGDGRRVPWHEDSAYWRRMLNPMEVATVWLAIDPSTVKNGCMYVIPQTHNTGQKGFSEYEGVDTSKSVFDSEIVKRHRKDELAVPCELERNQCSLHDARTQHGSPPNTSDMRRCGWTLRFIPAATKLSEDYHDRHLMYLARGKNVLNQPLADPTKSYSHINELRRKLGVKAH, from the coding sequence TTGATCACTACAAGCGGGAGGGCTACGTCATTCCGAAACTCAAGGTCTTTTCGGATGAAAAGTTTTCCGCTCTATCGGCTTATTTTGATGATAAACTCGCTGACTGGCCGAAAGATGAACGCCCGGAGCAAATGGATACGCCGCATTTTGCTGACCCAAAGCTAAACGAGTGGGCGCTGGCTCCTGAAGTGGTTGACTTGGTTGAGCCGTTGCTCGGGCCAGATATCATTCTCTTTTCCACCCATTTTATTTGTAAGCCACAAGGGGATGGTCGGCGAGTGCCATGGCATGAAGACAGCGCATACTGGCGGCGTATGTTGAACCCGATGGAGGTCGCGACAGTTTGGTTGGCCATAGATCCCTCCACAGTGAAAAACGGGTGTATGTATGTAATACCGCAAACGCACAACACCGGACAAAAGGGTTTCTCGGAATATGAGGGCGTCGATACGAGTAAGAGCGTCTTTGATTCTGAAATCGTGAAGCGCCACCGAAAAGACGAGCTGGCTGTGCCATGCGAGTTGGAGCGTAATCAGTGCTCACTTCATGATGCACGGACACAACATGGCAGCCCACCAAACACTTCTGATATGCGCCGATGTGGTTGGACGCTGCGATTCATCCCCGCAGCGACCAAGCTAAGCGAAGATTATCATGACCGGCACCTTATGTACCTTGCCCGAGGTAAGAATGTGCTGAACCAGCCTCTGGCCGATCCAACCAAGAGCTATTCGCACATTAATGAACTTCGTCGCAAGCTTGGCGTGAAGGCACACTGA
- a CDS encoding sugar phosphate isomerase/epimerase family protein, with amino-acid sequence MDLIFAKSKWEMWDAPLDDFLRRAKADAFDAVEIFLPAQPESASEIAQQVADEGLLLIAQITTEGNSVSEHLDTLRERFSFAIETSPLFVNSHSGCDVFSFDENCEIFQLASSLAEEANVLITHETHRGRPLNNGPETRRYLETIPQLRLNADFSHWFCVHESDLRNQEENVEMAVQRSSHVHARVGFSEGPQVPDPLSPLYAEWTDRHVELWKRILRARHMAGDAYITITPEFGPPPYMPVEPLSGRPIADAWEVNVRFKDYLKSVLRVIDIVV; translated from the coding sequence ATGGATCTAATCTTCGCTAAATCCAAGTGGGAAATGTGGGATGCCCCCTTGGATGATTTCCTGCGGCGGGCGAAGGCGGATGCCTTTGATGCAGTGGAAATTTTCTTGCCAGCCCAGCCAGAGTCAGCATCGGAAATCGCCCAGCAAGTGGCCGACGAAGGGTTGCTGTTGATCGCCCAGATAACAACTGAAGGAAACTCTGTTTCGGAACATTTGGATACATTACGCGAGCGTTTTTCCTTTGCGATTGAAACTAGCCCACTCTTCGTAAACAGCCATTCCGGATGTGACGTCTTTAGCTTCGATGAAAACTGCGAAATATTTCAACTTGCCAGTTCTTTGGCTGAGGAGGCTAATGTCTTAATTACGCATGAAACGCATCGTGGCCGCCCATTAAACAATGGCCCGGAAACGAGACGCTACCTCGAAACCATCCCGCAGCTGAGGCTTAATGCGGATTTTTCACACTGGTTCTGCGTTCACGAGAGTGATTTGCGCAATCAAGAAGAGAATGTTGAAATGGCAGTTCAGCGATCTTCGCACGTTCATGCGCGCGTCGGATTTTCAGAGGGGCCTCAGGTTCCAGACCCATTGTCTCCTTTGTATGCTGAGTGGACTGATCGACATGTTGAGCTTTGGAAAAGAATATTGCGTGCACGACATATGGCCGGCGATGCTTATATAACAATAACGCCGGAGTTTGGCCCGCCTCCGTATATGCCTGTTGAGCCTTTGTCTGGGCGGCCAATCGCCGATGCATGGGAAGTGAATGTAAGGTTTAAGGACTATTTGAAATCTGTATTACGTGTCATCGATATTGTAGTATGA
- a CDS encoding LamG-like jellyroll fold domain-containing protein — MKHLYLRTSASLLSALLCFCGSAMAVDFVVDNLDSADVSTTGSWSNSGSTPGYYGVNYAHDNNSAKGQKTFTFTPDIPATGDYEISLRWTSFTNRASNVPVTVTHATGADSFMVDQTVAGGQWVPLGTYSFNAGSTGSVLIENTGTNGYVIADAIRVSTAVAPPAGLVAKWDFNEDAGVVAFDSAGMHDAMLNGDAAFSPRGKHYGAAVLDGDGDWIDALDSDDFDGAEATLSCWFSPRVLDGQPRGILSKRHSHSQQRAVSVFIWQNNELFIDIGSERFATGYIVTEVNVWRHLAVVFDGSAPEGRLKLYVDGMLEYEGQPIGSEIPDTTANFHIGTLNANYGVSFDGYIDDVRIYSEPLDATEIGEMIAETSVHTKVHLDASMIIDETSATNMEAIVDEQALVGDPVFDLPNANAPSSVYEAVANWYFPLHAIIDLGAEYDISYIAFYDSNNSGEIKISHGEPFNWTELIVDNLTAYQQWKIYPVNITTRFLRYSDFVGVATPEIVVYGTPHGTVEKIPEPVSYSPPPFEEFLGVNVHGWDPLHRLEAFGFIRQYRDWEYCEGHNGFANYPGYPNNENSFAPAYTGVNYDNMYKNYVTVGLDTVMTVQDSVRWLNAKPGAVKPIPDNSGRPSEVASSYVEHADHMFQTVARYGSQAVDDSLLKLRSDNVRHTGLDYIRYYENWNEQNQWWKTRQEYFTPYEYAAMSSADADGHQGTMGNHLGVWNADPNARHVMGGIVKMDIGYIKAMKLWCDYNRIGGELAWDVINIHHYSNDREGEQHVNAQGISPEEDNLAEKLRVFRDYCDRYMPGVELWVSEFGYDTAQTSPQHAPIIGTFSAQEVQAQWNVRAFLAIAAGGVDRAMIYSLSDVNSASTGLYGTTGLTSDRWSGFVPKISWWYLYTMKNRLKGLYFEAEQDSGNDDVRIYRFKDGNGVTKAYAVWCPTTDQVEVNGYSLALQGTPNTAHLIELQEGDPDGIKTQLNINSGSVTLDVSERPVFVMIDYDEPEFEMTQKLALTPSMVTNESGLGDATLMVDEQALSGDPREREDTDPVTGWSPGSSAASAYIDLGQVYSIDRIYLYDTQNTGSLSIEIGSPGNWTTLTQSEMKSYNSWSEFVYDVDITQSQYIRITRIGGANFNEIVIYGK; from the coding sequence ATGAAACACTTGTATTTAAGAACAAGCGCCTCGTTGCTGTCTGCCCTGCTTTGTTTCTGCGGCAGTGCTATGGCAGTAGATTTCGTTGTGGACAATCTAGATTCTGCAGATGTCTCAACTACTGGCAGTTGGTCTAATTCAGGCTCCACTCCCGGCTACTATGGCGTGAATTATGCCCATGATAATAATTCCGCTAAAGGGCAGAAAACTTTTACTTTTACACCGGACATTCCGGCAACTGGCGATTATGAAATATCCCTTCGATGGACTTCATTCACGAATCGAGCCAGCAATGTTCCGGTTACCGTGACGCACGCGACCGGAGCGGACTCATTCATGGTTGATCAAACTGTTGCCGGCGGGCAGTGGGTTCCCCTGGGCACTTATTCATTTAATGCTGGAAGCACCGGTAGCGTCCTCATCGAAAACACTGGGACCAACGGCTACGTGATCGCTGATGCAATTCGTGTTTCCACGGCAGTTGCGCCTCCGGCCGGATTGGTCGCGAAGTGGGATTTCAATGAAGATGCTGGTGTTGTGGCATTTGATTCGGCAGGTATGCACGATGCGATGCTCAACGGAGACGCAGCATTTTCACCACGCGGCAAGCACTATGGAGCCGCAGTTTTAGACGGCGACGGAGATTGGATCGATGCTCTCGATAGCGATGATTTCGACGGTGCTGAGGCTACGCTTTCTTGTTGGTTCAGCCCCCGTGTGCTGGACGGGCAACCAAGAGGGATTCTTTCCAAGCGCCACAGTCACTCGCAGCAGCGGGCGGTGAGTGTTTTTATTTGGCAGAACAATGAACTGTTCATTGACATCGGCTCCGAACGCTTTGCGACGGGCTACATCGTAACCGAGGTGAATGTATGGCGTCACTTAGCAGTGGTATTCGACGGCTCTGCGCCAGAGGGGAGGTTGAAGCTTTACGTGGACGGCATGCTTGAATACGAGGGGCAGCCAATTGGTTCTGAGATTCCCGACACAACCGCCAACTTTCATATCGGCACGCTCAATGCGAACTATGGTGTATCATTTGATGGGTACATTGACGACGTTCGCATCTACAGTGAACCACTGGATGCCACTGAAATCGGTGAGATGATCGCCGAAACTTCCGTGCATACCAAGGTTCACCTCGATGCCAGTATGATCATTGACGAAACGTCGGCAACGAACATGGAGGCCATCGTCGATGAGCAAGCTTTGGTCGGCGATCCCGTATTTGATCTGCCCAATGCGAATGCTCCCTCTTCGGTGTATGAGGCGGTGGCCAATTGGTATTTTCCGCTGCATGCCATTATCGATCTAGGTGCAGAGTATGACATCAGTTATATTGCTTTTTATGACAGCAATAATTCCGGCGAAATTAAGATTTCCCATGGCGAGCCATTCAATTGGACTGAGCTTATCGTGGATAACCTGACCGCTTATCAACAGTGGAAAATATATCCCGTAAATATTACGACCCGATTTTTGCGCTACAGTGATTTTGTTGGAGTTGCGACGCCGGAGATCGTGGTTTATGGAACCCCGCATGGGACGGTGGAAAAGATCCCTGAACCTGTCTCGTACAGTCCACCTCCCTTTGAGGAATTCTTAGGCGTCAATGTCCACGGGTGGGATCCGTTGCACCGTTTGGAAGCATTTGGATTTATTCGTCAATATCGTGACTGGGAGTATTGCGAGGGGCATAATGGCTTTGCAAATTATCCCGGCTATCCGAATAACGAAAACTCATTTGCTCCGGCTTATACCGGCGTCAACTACGACAATATGTATAAGAACTATGTCACCGTCGGGTTGGACACAGTCATGACTGTGCAGGACTCGGTGCGCTGGTTGAACGCGAAACCTGGAGCGGTGAAGCCTATTCCAGATAATTCCGGCCGCCCGAGTGAAGTTGCATCATCCTACGTGGAGCATGCCGACCATATGTTTCAAACGGTTGCCCGTTATGGCAGCCAAGCGGTTGACGACAGCTTGTTGAAGCTCCGGTCGGACAATGTCCGCCACACTGGCTTGGACTACATCCGATATTATGAGAATTGGAACGAGCAAAACCAGTGGTGGAAAACCCGCCAAGAGTATTTCACACCTTACGAATACGCCGCGATGTCCAGCGCCGATGCGGACGGCCACCAGGGAACGATGGGCAACCATCTGGGTGTTTGGAATGCCGACCCGAATGCCCGGCATGTCATGGGCGGCATTGTAAAGATGGATATTGGTTACATCAAAGCCATGAAGCTGTGGTGTGATTACAATCGCATTGGCGGAGAGCTAGCCTGGGATGTTATCAACATTCACCACTACAGCAACGACCGCGAAGGTGAGCAGCATGTAAACGCGCAGGGTATTAGCCCGGAAGAGGACAACCTAGCTGAAAAGCTTCGTGTGTTCCGCGATTACTGTGACCGCTATATGCCCGGGGTTGAGCTATGGGTTTCAGAGTTCGGTTATGATACCGCGCAAACGTCACCACAGCATGCGCCGATCATCGGTACTTTCTCCGCCCAGGAAGTTCAGGCTCAGTGGAATGTACGCGCATTTCTCGCAATTGCTGCAGGGGGCGTCGACCGCGCCATGATTTACAGCCTATCTGATGTGAACTCTGCATCGACCGGACTGTATGGAACAACAGGATTAACGTCCGATCGCTGGTCTGGCTTTGTTCCTAAAATCTCATGGTGGTACCTCTACACGATGAAGAACCGTTTAAAGGGGCTTTATTTCGAAGCGGAGCAAGATTCCGGGAATGACGATGTGCGTATCTATCGCTTTAAGGACGGTAACGGCGTTACCAAAGCCTATGCGGTTTGGTGCCCGACTACGGATCAGGTCGAGGTCAATGGCTATTCTCTGGCGCTTCAGGGGACGCCCAATACCGCGCATTTGATCGAACTGCAGGAGGGAGACCCAGATGGCATCAAGACCCAGTTGAACATTAATAGCGGCAGTGTCACGTTAGACGTTTCTGAGCGTCCGGTATTCGTTATGATCGACTACGATGAGCCTGAGTTCGAGATGACTCAAAAGCTGGCTTTGACGCCCTCCATGGTCACTAATGAATCCGGCCTTGGCGATGCAACGCTTATGGTAGACGAGCAGGCGCTGTCTGGTGATCCGCGCGAGCGGGAAGATACCGACCCTGTCACGGGTTGGTCACCCGGTAGCAGTGCCGCAAGTGCTTACATCGACCTGGGGCAAGTCTACAGCATCGATCGTATTTATCTATACGATACTCAGAACACCGGATCGCTGAGCATTGAGATTGGTTCGCCGGGTAATTGGACAACCCTGACCCAATCCGAAATGAAAAGTTATAACTCCTGGAGTGAGTTCGTGTATGACGTCGATATTACGCAATCCCAGTACATTCGCATCACAAGAATCGGAGGCGCAAACTTCAATGAAATCGTGATTTACGGTAAGTAA